In the genome of Girardinichthys multiradiatus isolate DD_20200921_A chromosome 7, DD_fGirMul_XY1, whole genome shotgun sequence, one region contains:
- the olig2 gene encoding oligodendrocyte transcription factor 2 isoform X1: MGREKGKRWSNTVHLEMVTPGGPSGYLMKQRLYQWARPLKTDNHGDEQINCRASCRSWTMDSDTSRVSSRPSSPEVDDIFMSTLKKSVHGFSGAVSSTQSDSPSEIPGLRGLSAAEEEALALRMVSKKDRKLLSESELQSIRLKINSRERKRMHDLNVAMDGLREVMPYAHGPSVRKLSKIATLLLARNYILMLSNSLEEMKRLVSEIYGSSGHHSYHPSACGTMAHAGPVPGHPAASHAPHPAVHHPLLPPPAASTASLSASGISAVTSVRPHHGLLKAPTASAGPLGSSFQHWGVGTGMPCPCSMCQVPPPHVSSMSSVTMPRLASDSK; the protein is encoded by the exons ATGGGAAGGGAAAAAGGAAAGAGATGGAGTAACACTGTACACCTGGAAATGGTGACACCTGGAGGACCATCCGGTTACCTTATGAAGCAGCGGTTATATCAATGGGCCAGGCCTTTAAAGACGGATAACCATGGTGATGAACAAATTAATTGCAG AGCATCGTGCAGAAGCTGGACCATGGATTCAGACACAAGCCGAGTCTCCAGCAGACCGTCATCCCCAGAGGTGGACGACATCTTCATGTCCACCCTGAAAAAGTCCGTGCACGGCTTCTCGGGCGCCGTGTCCTCCACGCAGAGCGACTCCCCGTCAGAGATCCCCGGTCTGCGCGGCCTCTCCGCCGCCGAGGAGGAGGCGCTGGCGCTACGCATGGTGTCCAAGAAGGATCGCAAACTGCTGTCGGAGAGCGAGCTCCAGTCGATCCGCCTCAAGATCAACAGCCGCGAGAGGAAAAGGATGCACGACCTCAACGTGGCCATGGACGGGCTGCGGGAGGTCATGCCATACGCGCACGGACCGTCGGTGCGTAAACTCTCCAAAATCGCCACCTTGCTGCTGGCGAGAAACTACATCCTGATGCTTAGCAACTCCCTGGAAGAGATGAAGCGGCTGGTGAGCGAGATCTACGGCAGCAGCGGGCACCACAGCTACCACCCGTCTGCTTGTGGAACTATGGCGCACGCGGGGCCCGTGCCGGGACATCCGGCGGCTTCCCACGCCCCACACCCGGCGGTACACCATCCGCTCCTCCCCCCACCGGCCGCCTCCACCGCCTCGCTCTCCGCTTCCGGAATTTCCGCCGTCACGTCGGTCAGACCCCATCACGGACTTCTCAAGGCGCCCACTGCAAGTGCAGGACCCCTGGGTAGCAGTTTCCAGCACTGGGGCGTCGGCACCGGGATGCCCTGTCCGTGCAGCATGTGCCAGGTCCCCCCGCCTCATGTGTCCAGCATGAGCTCCGTGACCATGCCGAGGCTGGCGAGCGACTCCAAGTGA
- the olig2 gene encoding oligodendrocyte transcription factor 2 isoform X2 codes for MDSDTSRVSSRPSSPEVDDIFMSTLKKSVHGFSGAVSSTQSDSPSEIPGLRGLSAAEEEALALRMVSKKDRKLLSESELQSIRLKINSRERKRMHDLNVAMDGLREVMPYAHGPSVRKLSKIATLLLARNYILMLSNSLEEMKRLVSEIYGSSGHHSYHPSACGTMAHAGPVPGHPAASHAPHPAVHHPLLPPPAASTASLSASGISAVTSVRPHHGLLKAPTASAGPLGSSFQHWGVGTGMPCPCSMCQVPPPHVSSMSSVTMPRLASDSK; via the coding sequence ATGGATTCAGACACAAGCCGAGTCTCCAGCAGACCGTCATCCCCAGAGGTGGACGACATCTTCATGTCCACCCTGAAAAAGTCCGTGCACGGCTTCTCGGGCGCCGTGTCCTCCACGCAGAGCGACTCCCCGTCAGAGATCCCCGGTCTGCGCGGCCTCTCCGCCGCCGAGGAGGAGGCGCTGGCGCTACGCATGGTGTCCAAGAAGGATCGCAAACTGCTGTCGGAGAGCGAGCTCCAGTCGATCCGCCTCAAGATCAACAGCCGCGAGAGGAAAAGGATGCACGACCTCAACGTGGCCATGGACGGGCTGCGGGAGGTCATGCCATACGCGCACGGACCGTCGGTGCGTAAACTCTCCAAAATCGCCACCTTGCTGCTGGCGAGAAACTACATCCTGATGCTTAGCAACTCCCTGGAAGAGATGAAGCGGCTGGTGAGCGAGATCTACGGCAGCAGCGGGCACCACAGCTACCACCCGTCTGCTTGTGGAACTATGGCGCACGCGGGGCCCGTGCCGGGACATCCGGCGGCTTCCCACGCCCCACACCCGGCGGTACACCATCCGCTCCTCCCCCCACCGGCCGCCTCCACCGCCTCGCTCTCCGCTTCCGGAATTTCCGCCGTCACGTCGGTCAGACCCCATCACGGACTTCTCAAGGCGCCCACTGCAAGTGCAGGACCCCTGGGTAGCAGTTTCCAGCACTGGGGCGTCGGCACCGGGATGCCCTGTCCGTGCAGCATGTGCCAGGTCCCCCCGCCTCATGTGTCCAGCATGAGCTCCGTGACCATGCCGAGGCTGGCGAGCGACTCCAAGTGA